In Salipiger profundus, one genomic interval encodes:
- a CDS encoding helix-turn-helix domain-containing protein, translating into MDEIEGGVLSRFPPGSLTLTLTRAAIRMQHSTSWRIEKENPVEDLVVALEGCGHYMVDGAPLTLAAGEAMLLPRGTRFVGWNEGPGTYLGVAQHFTLSAHGAHDLIGQMELRRKVRLSRWDVLEPMIRHYRQSAPPASITLAQHHLFMVMLLSFIDDAFVGWRQDAAAPVEAGEGIDLAVMKAASRIAAAPLEDDIGARVVEDAPYNPDYFHRAFRERIGRTPRQYHEFCRIERAAHLLESGLAVGAAAAEVGYADPYYFSRCFKRVMGVSPRAHLRRVALSRDGQLMGLDEPEQEAALTGSRRDGG; encoded by the coding sequence ATGGACGAAATCGAAGGTGGTGTCCTGTCACGCTTTCCGCCGGGATCGCTGACGCTCACGCTGACGCGCGCGGCGATCAGGATGCAGCATTCGACAAGCTGGCGCATCGAAAAGGAGAATCCGGTCGAGGATCTCGTGGTCGCTCTCGAGGGGTGTGGGCATTACATGGTCGATGGCGCGCCGCTGACCCTGGCTGCGGGCGAGGCGATGCTGCTGCCACGCGGCACGCGATTCGTCGGCTGGAACGAGGGGCCGGGCACCTACCTTGGCGTGGCCCAGCATTTCACCCTGTCTGCGCATGGCGCGCACGACCTGATCGGGCAGATGGAGCTGCGTCGGAAAGTGCGCCTGTCCCGCTGGGACGTGCTCGAGCCGATGATCCGGCACTACCGGCAGAGCGCGCCGCCGGCCTCGATCACGCTGGCGCAGCATCACCTCTTCATGGTGATGCTGCTGTCTTTCATCGACGACGCCTTTGTCGGCTGGCGGCAGGATGCCGCCGCGCCGGTCGAGGCGGGGGAGGGGATCGATCTCGCGGTGATGAAGGCGGCCTCGCGCATCGCGGCGGCGCCGCTCGAAGACGACATCGGCGCCCGCGTGGTCGAGGATGCGCCCTACAACCCCGATTACTTCCACCGCGCCTTTCGCGAGCGGATCGGCCGTACGCCGCGGCAGTATCACGAGTTCTGCCGCATCGAGCGCGCCGCCCATCTTCTTGAGTCGGGGCTTGCCGTGGGCGCGGCGGCGGCCGAGGTGGGCTATGCCGACCCCTACTACTTCTCGCGCTGTTTCAAGCGGGTGATGGGGGTGAGCCCGCGCGCGCACCTGCGCCGGGTGGCGCTGTCGCGCGACGGGCAGCTCATGGGGCTCGACGAGCCCGAGCAGGAAGCCGCGCTTACAGGAAGTCGTCGCGACGGGGGGTGA
- a CDS encoding carbohydrate ABC transporter permease, protein MTRSRTLGLVYLSPYIVGLLVFTAIPFLASLYLSFTDYNLMSSPKWTGLENYIDLFFNDRTFRRSLSVTLLYVFITVPLKLAFALFIAYILNYKLRFINVFRTAFYVPSILGGSIAIAVLWRYIFATEGLVNMVIVWFGGEPVNWFGDPGNALFTITLLRCWQFGSAMVIFLAALQSIDKSLYEAAAIDGASKARSFVFITIPLITPVIFFNLIMQMVQAFQEFNGPYIITQGGPLKSTYLLPLYIYDEAFKRFDMGYASAIAWVLFLIIMALTLVAFWSSKKWVFYAGDKRS, encoded by the coding sequence ATGACTCGCAGCCGCACGCTCGGGCTGGTCTACCTCAGCCCCTACATCGTCGGGCTTCTGGTGTTCACGGCGATTCCCTTCCTGGCGTCGCTGTATCTCAGCTTCACCGACTACAACCTGATGAGCAGCCCGAAATGGACGGGGCTGGAGAACTACATCGACCTGTTCTTCAACGACCGCACCTTCCGCCGGTCGCTGTCGGTGACGCTGCTCTACGTGTTCATCACGGTGCCGCTGAAGCTCGCCTTCGCGCTCTTCATCGCCTACATCCTCAACTACAAGTTGCGGTTCATCAACGTCTTCCGGACGGCCTTCTACGTGCCCTCGATCCTTGGCGGCTCGATCGCCATCGCGGTGCTGTGGCGCTACATCTTCGCCACCGAGGGGCTGGTGAACATGGTGATCGTCTGGTTCGGCGGCGAGCCGGTCAACTGGTTCGGCGACCCGGGCAACGCGCTCTTCACCATCACGCTGCTGCGCTGCTGGCAGTTCGGCTCGGCCATGGTGATCTTTCTCGCCGCCCTCCAGAGCATCGACAAGTCGCTCTACGAGGCCGCCGCCATCGACGGCGCGAGCAAGGCGCGCAGCTTCGTCTTCATCACCATCCCGCTCATCACGCCGGTGATCTTCTTCAACCTGATCATGCAGATGGTCCAGGCCTTCCAGGAGTTCAACGGCCCCTACATCATCACCCAGGGCGGGCCGCTCAAGTCCACCTACCTGCTGCCGCTCTACATCTACGACGAGGCCTTCAAGCGTTTCGACATGGGCTATGCCTCGGCCATCGCGTGGGTGCTTTTCCTCATCATCATGGCGCTGACCCTCGTGGCCTTCTGGTCCTCGAAGAAGTGGGTCTTCTACGCCGGCGACAAGCGGAGCTGA
- a CDS encoding carbohydrate ABC transporter permease, producing MTDISNASDVLTAGSDALAEARRHNRAQVRRARISAAARYAILVSVGLVMLYPLIWLVGASFKTNAEIFANPGFLPRNPTVDGYAQGWETSTPYTFGRFFWNSFLIILPKTIGTAISCTMVAYGFARFEFPLKKVLFTSVIAILLLPNVVTRIPQYLLFRDLGWLDSFLPLWVPSALAGDAFFVFMLVQFLRAIPDDMEQAARVDGCNSWQTLVFVVVPMLAPALISVCLFQFMWTMNDFLGPLIYISSVDKYPVSLALKLSIDTTEAFEWNRILAMSVLTITPALVVFFMAQKYFIEGISAGGIKG from the coding sequence ATGACGGACATCTCCAACGCATCAGACGTATTGACCGCGGGCAGCGACGCGCTTGCCGAGGCCCGCCGTCACAACCGGGCGCAGGTCCGCCGGGCCCGCATCTCGGCCGCCGCCCGCTACGCCATCCTCGTGAGCGTGGGGCTGGTGATGCTCTACCCGCTGATCTGGCTGGTGGGCGCGTCGTTCAAGACCAACGCCGAGATCTTCGCGAACCCCGGCTTCCTGCCGCGCAACCCGACGGTGGACGGCTACGCCCAGGGCTGGGAGACCTCGACGCCCTACACCTTCGGGCGGTTCTTCTGGAACTCGTTCCTCATCATCCTGCCCAAGACCATCGGCACGGCGATTTCCTGCACCATGGTGGCCTACGGCTTCGCCCGCTTCGAGTTCCCGCTGAAGAAGGTGCTCTTCACCTCGGTCATCGCGATCCTGCTGCTGCCGAACGTGGTCACGCGCATTCCGCAATACCTTCTGTTCCGCGACCTTGGCTGGCTCGACAGCTTCCTGCCGCTCTGGGTGCCCTCGGCGCTCGCAGGCGACGCCTTCTTCGTCTTCATGCTGGTGCAGTTCCTCCGGGCGATCCCGGACGACATGGAGCAGGCCGCCCGCGTCGATGGCTGCAACTCGTGGCAGACGCTGGTCTTCGTGGTCGTGCCGATGCTGGCGCCGGCGCTGATCTCGGTCTGCCTGTTCCAGTTCATGTGGACGATGAACGACTTCCTCGGGCCGCTCATCTACATCAGCTCGGTCGACAAGTACCCGGTGAGCCTTGCGCTGAAACTGTCGATCGACACCACCGAAGCCTTCGAGTGGAACCGCATCCTGGCCATGTCGGTGCTGACCATCACGCCCGCACTCGTCGTGTTCTTCATGGCCCAGAAATACTTCATCGAGGGCATTTCCGCAGGGGGGATCAAGGGATAA
- a CDS encoding ABC transporter ATP-binding protein: MARLQLNNLEKVYGGAFKAVHGINLDVEEGEFMVLVGPSGCAKSTTLRMIAGLEDITAGEIRIGDRIVNTLEPGKRGIAMVFQNYALYPHMKVRTNLAFGLRIGGASKQEAAVAVEEVAKILEIEPLLDRLPKQLSGGQAQRVALGRALIKKPDVFLFDEPLSNLDAKLRASMRVRITELHKRLKAEGMASTVVYVTHDQTEAMTMGDRICVMKDGHIMQVATPKELYDRPANLFVAGFIGSPEMNVIDGHVDGGMFRTGGQVIALDEALTQRLTARPDNAALGIRPQHLKLANGVNGALSAQLRSVEFMGHEVYLHARLDGREITSVASAADYDAMDRSMDTIRLLPEAANIHIFDRDSGHNVSLRAQG, translated from the coding sequence ATGGCACGTCTTCAACTGAACAATCTCGAAAAGGTCTACGGCGGCGCCTTCAAGGCCGTCCACGGGATCAACCTCGACGTCGAAGAGGGCGAGTTCATGGTCCTCGTGGGGCCCTCGGGCTGCGCCAAGTCGACGACGCTGCGGATGATCGCGGGGCTCGAGGACATCACGGCGGGCGAGATCCGCATCGGCGACCGCATCGTCAACACGCTCGAGCCGGGCAAGCGCGGCATCGCCATGGTGTTCCAGAACTACGCGCTCTACCCGCACATGAAGGTGCGCACCAACCTCGCCTTCGGGCTGCGCATCGGCGGGGCCTCGAAGCAGGAAGCGGCGGTCGCGGTCGAGGAGGTCGCGAAGATCCTCGAGATCGAGCCGTTGCTCGACCGACTGCCGAAGCAGCTTTCCGGCGGCCAGGCCCAGCGGGTGGCGCTGGGGCGCGCGCTCATCAAGAAGCCGGACGTGTTCCTCTTCGACGAGCCGCTGTCGAACCTCGACGCCAAGCTGCGCGCCTCCATGCGGGTGCGGATCACCGAGCTGCACAAGCGGCTCAAGGCCGAGGGCATGGCCTCGACGGTGGTCTACGTCACCCACGACCAGACCGAGGCGATGACCATGGGCGACCGCATCTGCGTGATGAAGGACGGCCACATCATGCAGGTCGCTACCCCCAAGGAGCTCTATGACCGGCCCGCGAACCTCTTCGTGGCGGGCTTCATCGGCAGCCCCGAGATGAACGTGATCGACGGCCATGTCGACGGCGGCATGTTCCGCACCGGCGGGCAGGTCATCGCCCTCGACGAGGCGCTGACCCAACGGTTGACGGCCCGGCCCGACAACGCCGCGCTCGGCATCCGGCCGCAGCACCTGAAGCTTGCGAACGGCGTCAACGGGGCGCTCAGCGCGCAGCTGCGCTCGGTCGAGTTCATGGGCCACGAGGTCTACCTGCACGCCCGCCTCGACGGGCGCGAGATCACCAGCGTCGCCAGCGCCGCCGACTACGACGCGATGGACCGCTCGATGGACACCATCCGGCTGCTGCCGGAGGCGGCGAACATCCACATCTTCGACCGCGACAGCGGCCACAACGTCTCCCTGCGGGCGCAGGGCTGA
- a CDS encoding ABC transporter substrate-binding protein, whose amino-acid sequence MKLHLTTALTATLALTAQAQAADLRMSWWGGESRHEATQAALKACGETYGHTISPEFTGFDGYLEKLTTQMAGGTEADIVQVNWPWLPLFSQDGEGFHDLNTLSDTIDLDQWSDDQLAPVTVNGKLNGLPLSTTGRVFFFNTTTLEEAGIPVPTTWEEFFSSAEVLREKMGEDHNLFNSVKETAQLLVTLAVVQKTGKDLVDPETNRVAWTPEELAAGIAFYGRMIETGAVRSQQEEAGEGNVNLYEKQDWAQGKIAGSYEWDTTYFKYSDPLNEGEMLDSTQPVRFEDAVTDGAYRKPSMLFAISKNSDNPEAAAEIVNCMLTEPEGIDALKDTRGLPAAKVAADRLIEAGMIKPEIVKAHEIAMEASGPAISPFNEHPELRGAFIDTLEEYSYDMISAEEAAEVIIDAANDVLEDFDS is encoded by the coding sequence ATGAAACTGCATCTGACCACCGCGCTCACCGCCACGCTGGCGCTCACCGCGCAGGCCCAGGCCGCCGATCTGCGGATGTCCTGGTGGGGCGGCGAAAGCCGGCACGAGGCGACGCAGGCCGCGCTGAAGGCCTGCGGCGAGACCTACGGCCACACGATTTCGCCCGAGTTCACCGGCTTCGACGGCTACCTCGAGAAGCTCACCACGCAGATGGCCGGGGGGACCGAGGCGGACATCGTGCAGGTCAACTGGCCGTGGCTGCCGCTGTTCTCGCAGGATGGCGAAGGGTTCCACGACCTGAATACATTGTCGGACACCATCGACCTCGACCAGTGGAGCGATGACCAGCTCGCCCCCGTGACGGTCAACGGCAAGCTCAACGGGCTGCCGCTGTCGACCACCGGCCGGGTGTTCTTCTTCAACACCACCACGCTCGAAGAGGCCGGCATCCCGGTGCCCACGACCTGGGAGGAGTTCTTTTCCTCGGCCGAGGTGCTGCGCGAGAAGATGGGCGAGGACCACAACCTCTTCAACTCGGTCAAGGAGACCGCGCAGCTTCTGGTGACGCTCGCGGTTGTGCAGAAGACCGGCAAGGATCTCGTCGACCCCGAAACCAACCGCGTCGCCTGGACACCCGAGGAGCTGGCCGCCGGCATCGCCTTCTACGGCCGCATGATCGAGACCGGCGCCGTGCGCTCGCAGCAGGAAGAGGCCGGCGAGGGCAACGTGAACCTCTACGAGAAACAGGACTGGGCGCAGGGCAAGATCGCCGGCTCCTACGAGTGGGACACGACCTACTTCAAGTATTCCGACCCGCTGAACGAGGGCGAGATGCTCGACAGCACGCAGCCGGTGCGCTTCGAGGACGCGGTGACCGACGGCGCCTACCGCAAGCCGTCGATGCTGTTCGCCATCTCGAAGAACTCCGACAACCCCGAGGCCGCGGCCGAGATCGTCAACTGCATGCTGACCGAGCCCGAGGGCATCGACGCGCTCAAGGACACCCGTGGCCTGCCCGCCGCCAAGGTCGCCGCCGACCGGCTGATCGAGGCGGGCATGATCAAGCCCGAGATCGTCAAGGCGCATGAGATCGCCATGGAGGCGAGCGGTCCGGCCATCTCGCCATTCAACGAGCACCCGGAGCTGCGTGGCGCCTTCATCGACACGCTCGAGGAGTATTCCTACGACATGATCAGCGCCGAGGAAGCCGCCGAGGTCATCATCGACGCGGCCAACGACGTGCTCGAGGACTTCGACAGCTAA
- the pglA gene encoding polygalacturonase PglA, translating into MHRIRLAARSARSVALCLPKPGARYALAPALPWQLSRAGQVVARGTADRVVLPLHDLAPATAYRFEAEGFAPFDFETPACAGLVDIRDHDARADLPDTPESAAANAAAISRAISAVPQNGTLLIPEGHYVAFPVALRGQMTVQLAAGAALAAPRSRAGWPTLPARDATGRMLGSWEGLPETCFAAPLHAVGAEALTIAGPGVLDGGGDRGDWWSWPKETRDGARRPRGLHLIDCTDVTLLGFTIRNAPSWTIHPQGCARLTAAALTIEAPHDSPNTDGFNPEMCEDVEILGTAFSVGDDCIAIKAGKRGPDGAAGHLRPTARIGVRHCLMARGHGGVVIGSEMSGGVRDVTVEACEMRGTDRGLRIKTRRGRGGAVERIAMRNVSMDGVGTAFSANGHYFCDPDGHAPWVQDRRPAPVTETTPHVGEITVDDVDIHGLAHALGAFLGLAEAPFGPIRLHDVRVHSHAPDTMPEPPLMAADVAPLRHAGLLAENARVEAPGHPVTEGGLTRPSPAIATETP; encoded by the coding sequence ATGCATCGCATCCGTCTTGCCGCGCGTTCCGCGCGGTCGGTGGCCCTTTGCCTGCCGAAACCCGGCGCGCGCTACGCCCTGGCCCCTGCCCTTCCCTGGCAGCTGAGCCGCGCCGGGCAGGTGGTGGCGCGCGGCACCGCCGACCGCGTGGTGCTGCCGCTGCACGATCTTGCCCCCGCCACCGCCTACCGCTTCGAGGCCGAGGGGTTTGCCCCCTTCGACTTCGAGACCCCCGCCTGCGCGGGGCTGGTGGACATCCGCGACCACGACGCGCGGGCCGATCTGCCCGACACGCCCGAGAGCGCCGCGGCCAATGCCGCCGCGATTTCCCGAGCGATTTCTGCGGTGCCGCAAAATGGCACTTTGCTCATCCCGGAGGGGCACTACGTCGCCTTCCCGGTGGCGTTGCGCGGGCAGATGACCGTGCAACTCGCTGCCGGTGCCGCCCTTGCGGCGCCGCGCTCGCGGGCGGGTTGGCCCACCCTGCCCGCCCGCGACGCAACCGGCCGGATGCTCGGCTCGTGGGAGGGGCTCCCCGAGACCTGCTTCGCCGCCCCCCTGCACGCCGTCGGCGCCGAGGCGCTGACCATCGCCGGGCCGGGCGTGCTCGACGGCGGCGGCGACCGGGGCGACTGGTGGTCCTGGCCGAAGGAAACCCGCGACGGCGCCCGCCGCCCGCGCGGGTTGCACCTGATCGACTGCACCGACGTGACGCTGCTGGGCTTCACCATCCGCAACGCGCCGTCCTGGACGATCCACCCGCAGGGCTGCGCCCGGCTGACCGCCGCCGCGCTGACCATCGAGGCGCCGCACGACAGCCCCAACACCGATGGCTTCAACCCGGAGATGTGCGAGGACGTCGAGATCCTCGGCACCGCCTTCTCGGTCGGTGACGACTGCATCGCGATCAAGGCCGGCAAGCGCGGCCCGGACGGCGCCGCCGGCCACCTGCGCCCCACCGCCCGCATCGGCGTCCGCCACTGCCTGATGGCGCGCGGTCACGGCGGCGTGGTGATCGGCTCGGAGATGTCGGGCGGCGTCCGCGACGTCACGGTCGAGGCCTGCGAGATGCGCGGCACCGACCGGGGCCTGCGGATCAAGACCCGCCGGGGACGCGGCGGCGCGGTCGAGCGGATCGCGATGCGCAACGTCTCGATGGACGGCGTCGGCACCGCCTTTTCCGCCAACGGGCACTACTTCTGCGATCCCGACGGCCATGCGCCTTGGGTGCAGGACCGCCGCCCCGCGCCGGTCACCGAGACCACCCCGCATGTCGGAGAAATCACCGTCGACGACGTGGATATCCACGGCCTTGCCCATGCGCTCGGGGCGTTTCTCGGGCTGGCCGAGGCGCCCTTCGGCCCGATCCGCCTGCACGACGTGCGGGTGCACAGCCATGCCCCCGACACCATGCCCGAACCGCCGCTCATGGCCGCCGACGTCGCTCCCCTGCGCCACGCCGGCCTGCTGGCCGAGAACGCCCGCGTCGAGGCCCCCGGCCATCCCGTAACCGAGGGCGGGCTCACCCGTCCCTCCCCCGCCATCGCCACGGAGACCCCATGA
- a CDS encoding glycoside hydrolase family 88/105 protein, protein MTAFDYFDAFAARYRHYKGGSWCYEDGCIYRGLVLLHRATGERRWFDHLRRLTDAQVGPDGALAGYDPGEFNIDHILAGRCLFHLADETGEPRYMAAAGRLAGQLAEHPRTDTGNYWHKKRYPEQVWLDGLYMGLPFQIEYGQRSGDDALVDDALAQLSRALDLTAGPAGLYVHGHDAARAQGWADAETGQSPAVWARAVGWLAMALVDIAELLPGRAPLPETRALLDAVIAQQGASGLWPQVLAAPDLAGNYDESSASAMFAYALMAADRLGLAPSGRPGRRAWDALVSSRLQTVEGRVQLTRICHVAGLGGFEGNYRDGTPGYYLSEDIVTDDAKGVGPLMMAGAEVVRARAAAETA, encoded by the coding sequence ATGACCGCATTCGACTATTTCGACGCCTTCGCCGCGCGCTACCGCCACTACAAGGGCGGCAGCTGGTGCTACGAGGACGGCTGCATCTACCGGGGCCTCGTGCTGCTGCACCGCGCCACCGGCGAGCGGCGCTGGTTCGACCACCTGCGGCGGCTCACCGACGCGCAGGTCGGCCCCGACGGCGCGCTCGCGGGCTACGATCCGGGGGAGTTCAACATCGACCACATCCTTGCCGGGCGGTGCCTGTTCCACCTTGCCGACGAGACCGGAGAGCCGCGCTACATGGCCGCCGCCGGGCGGCTCGCCGGGCAGCTCGCCGAGCACCCGAGGACGGACACCGGCAACTACTGGCACAAGAAGCGCTACCCCGAGCAGGTCTGGCTCGACGGGCTCTACATGGGGCTGCCGTTCCAGATCGAATACGGCCAGCGCAGCGGCGATGACGCGCTCGTCGACGACGCGCTGGCGCAGCTTTCGCGCGCGCTCGACCTGACGGCGGGGCCGGCGGGGCTTTACGTCCACGGCCACGACGCGGCGCGGGCGCAAGGCTGGGCCGATGCCGAGACCGGGCAATCCCCGGCGGTCTGGGCCCGGGCGGTCGGCTGGCTGGCAATGGCGCTGGTGGATATCGCGGAGCTGCTGCCCGGTCGCGCGCCGCTGCCCGAAACCCGCGCCCTGCTCGACGCGGTGATCGCGCAGCAGGGAGCCTCGGGGCTCTGGCCGCAGGTGCTCGCGGCCCCGGACCTTGCGGGCAACTACGACGAAAGCTCGGCCTCGGCGATGTTCGCCTACGCGCTCATGGCCGCCGACCGGCTGGGGCTTGCGCCCTCTGGCAGACCCGGGCGACGGGCCTGGGATGCGCTGGTGTCCTCGCGGTTGCAGACGGTCGAGGGGCGGGTGCAGCTGACCCGCATCTGCCATGTCGCGGGCCTTGGCGGCTTCGAGGGCAACTACCGCGACGGGACGCCCGGCTACTACCTGTCCGAGGACATCGTGACCGACGATGCCAAGGGCGTCGGCCCGCTGATGATGGCCGGGGCCGAGGTGGTCCGGGCGCGCGCGGCGGCCGAGACCGCCTGA
- a CDS encoding amidohydrolase family protein, whose product MIDRKLDGPAPRTAMPKGATDTQMHMYLPGFEMRPDGVGAPADPLPDPAMYRRVMGWLGLDRVVITQGNAHGDDNASLLACVAEMGDCARGVAVIRPDTPDAEIARLSEGGIVGARIMNLPGGAVGLDDLEAIDAIAADAGWMMAVQFDGSALPELEPRLAALKSRWVLDHHAKIFDGATPAHVAVIKRLLDRGNVWFKFAGCYESSRDGGPDFPDIASVAREIGAHAPERIVWGTNWPHNAARETADYPDDAALLDLAMSWLPDEAARVATLVDSPQQLYGFPPVG is encoded by the coding sequence ATGATCGACCGCAAGCTTGACGGGCCCGCGCCGCGCACGGCGATGCCGAAGGGCGCGACCGACACGCAGATGCACATGTATCTTCCGGGCTTCGAGATGCGCCCGGACGGCGTTGGCGCGCCGGCCGATCCGCTGCCCGACCCGGCGATGTATCGCCGGGTGATGGGCTGGCTCGGTCTCGACCGTGTGGTCATCACGCAGGGCAACGCCCATGGCGACGACAACGCCAGCCTGCTGGCCTGCGTGGCCGAGATGGGCGATTGCGCGCGTGGCGTGGCGGTGATCCGTCCCGACACGCCCGACGCCGAGATCGCCCGGCTCTCCGAGGGCGGCATCGTGGGCGCGCGGATCATGAACCTGCCCGGCGGCGCGGTCGGGCTCGATGACCTCGAGGCGATCGACGCCATCGCTGCCGACGCCGGCTGGATGATGGCGGTGCAGTTCGACGGCTCGGCGCTGCCCGAGCTCGAGCCACGGCTGGCGGCGCTGAAATCGCGCTGGGTGCTCGATCATCACGCCAAGATCTTCGACGGCGCGACGCCCGCGCATGTGGCGGTGATCAAGCGGCTGCTCGACCGTGGCAACGTCTGGTTCAAGTTCGCCGGCTGCTACGAGAGCTCGCGCGATGGTGGGCCCGACTTCCCCGACATCGCCAGCGTCGCCCGCGAGATCGGCGCGCATGCACCCGAGCGGATCGTCTGGGGGACCAACTGGCCGCACAATGCCGCGCGCGAGACCGCCGACTACCCCGACGACGCGGCGTTGCTCGATCTCGCGATGTCCTGGCTGCCCGACGAGGCGGCCCGCGTGGCGACGCTGGTCGACAGTCCGCAGCAGCTCTACGGCTTCCCGCCGGTCGGCTGA
- a CDS encoding mandelate racemase/muconate lactonizing enzyme family protein, translating into MRIAEVRTHLLEHRLDTAFESASMRFDKRVHLLVEVICEDGTTGWGECLGPAGPNAAAVAAYANWLKGMNPLETEKIWATLYNALRDQGQRGVTATALSGIDIALWDIKGKALGQPVSVLLGGRWRDSVRAYATGSFKRDGVDRVADNAEECAGHVRAGFHAVKIKIGFGVEEDLRVIEAVRDAIGPDTRLMIDANHGYDTIEAIRLGQRAAKYGIDWFEEPVVPEQLSAYRRVRAEQPIPVAGGETWHTRWGFAEPLSTGCVDIAQPDLCGVGGFTEAKRVADMCTLHGVRLVPHVWGTAVQIAAALQFMAAMVPNPVRVNPVEPIMEFDRTHNPFRQAVVTTPLEHDSGVVRIPDAPGLGIEIDRDALLRFAPEAPA; encoded by the coding sequence ATGAGGATCGCCGAGGTTCGCACCCACCTGCTCGAGCACCGGCTCGACACCGCCTTCGAGAGCGCCTCGATGCGGTTCGACAAGCGCGTGCACCTGCTGGTCGAGGTCATCTGCGAAGACGGCACGACGGGCTGGGGCGAGTGCCTCGGCCCCGCCGGGCCCAATGCCGCCGCCGTCGCGGCCTATGCCAACTGGCTGAAGGGCATGAACCCGCTCGAGACCGAAAAGATCTGGGCGACGCTCTACAACGCCCTGCGCGACCAGGGCCAGCGCGGGGTGACGGCGACGGCGCTGTCGGGCATCGACATCGCGCTCTGGGACATCAAGGGCAAGGCGCTTGGCCAGCCGGTGTCGGTCCTGCTGGGCGGGCGCTGGCGCGACAGCGTGCGCGCCTATGCCACCGGTTCGTTCAAGCGTGACGGGGTGGACCGCGTCGCCGACAACGCCGAGGAATGCGCCGGCCACGTCCGGGCGGGCTTTCACGCGGTGAAGATCAAGATCGGTTTCGGCGTCGAGGAAGACCTGCGCGTCATCGAGGCCGTGCGCGACGCCATCGGCCCCGACACCCGCCTGATGATCGACGCCAACCACGGCTATGACACCATCGAGGCGATCCGTCTCGGCCAGCGGGCGGCGAAATACGGCATCGACTGGTTCGAGGAGCCGGTGGTGCCCGAACAGCTGTCGGCCTACCGCCGGGTCCGCGCCGAGCAGCCGATCCCGGTGGCGGGCGGCGAGACCTGGCACACCCGCTGGGGCTTTGCCGAGCCGCTCTCGACCGGCTGCGTCGACATCGCCCAGCCGGATCTCTGCGGGGTCGGCGGTTTCACCGAGGCGAAGCGCGTGGCGGACATGTGCACCCTGCACGGCGTGCGCCTCGTGCCGCATGTCTGGGGCACGGCGGTGCAGATCGCGGCCGCGCTGCAGTTCATGGCGGCCATGGTGCCGAACCCGGTGCGGGTGAACCCGGTCGAGCCGATCATGGAATTCGACCGCACCCACAACCCGTTCCGGCAGGCGGTGGTCACCACTCCGCTCGAGCACGACAGCGGCGTGGTGCGCATCCCCGATGCGCCCGGCCTCGGGATCGAGATCGACCGTGACGCGCTGCTGCGCTTCGCACCGGAGGCCCCGGCATGA
- the kdgD gene encoding 5-dehydro-4-deoxyglucarate dehydratase produces the protein MDPSQIKTALGSGLLSFPVTPFDADNRFAPEPYKAHVEWLSGFDAPVLFAAGGTGEFFSLTPDEIPAIVSAAKEAAGNTAIVSGCGYGTEIATGIARSVEKAGGDGILLLPHYLIDAPQEGLYNHVKAVCDATGMGVMVYNRDNAVLQPDTLARLCDACPNLVGFKDGTGDIGLVRQVTAKMGDRLTYLGGMPTAELFAEAYLGAGFTTYSSAVFNFVPALANKFYAALRAGDRTTCEDILKSFFYPFMELRARRKGYAVSAIKAGVRLVGFDAGPVRSPLDDLTGAEEEILKDLIEAHK, from the coding sequence ATGGACCCTTCCCAGATCAAGACCGCCCTCGGCTCCGGCCTGCTGTCGTTCCCCGTCACCCCGTTCGACGCCGACAACCGCTTCGCGCCCGAGCCCTACAAGGCTCACGTCGAGTGGCTTTCGGGCTTCGACGCCCCGGTGCTCTTCGCCGCCGGCGGCACCGGCGAGTTCTTCTCGCTGACCCCGGACGAGATCCCGGCCATCGTTTCGGCGGCCAAGGAGGCGGCGGGCAACACCGCCATCGTCTCGGGTTGCGGCTACGGCACCGAGATCGCCACCGGCATCGCGCGCTCGGTCGAGAAGGCCGGCGGCGACGGCATCCTGCTGCTGCCGCACTACCTCATCGACGCGCCGCAGGAGGGGCTCTACAATCACGTCAAGGCGGTCTGCGACGCGACGGGAATGGGGGTCATGGTCTACAACCGCGACAACGCGGTGCTGCAACCCGATACGCTGGCGCGGCTCTGCGATGCCTGCCCCAACCTCGTGGGTTTCAAGGACGGCACCGGCGACATCGGGCTCGTGCGGCAGGTGACCGCCAAGATGGGCGACCGGCTGACCTACCTCGGCGGCATGCCGACGGCCGAGCTTTTCGCCGAGGCCTATCTCGGCGCGGGCTTCACCACCTACAGCTCGGCGGTGTTCAACTTCGTCCCGGCGCTCGCCAACAAGTTCTACGCGGCGCTGCGCGCCGGCGACCGGACGACCTGCGAGGACATCCTCAAGAGCTTCTTCTACCCGTTCATGGAGCTGCGGGCCCGGCGCAAGGGCTATGCCGTGTCGGCGATCAAGGCCGGCGTGCGGCTGGTGGGCTTCGACGCCGGTCCCGTGCGGTCGCCGCTCGACGACCTGACCGGCGCGGAGGAGGAGATCCTCAAGGACCTCATCGAGGCGCATAAATGA